The sequence CTTCGTGCATACTAAACGTGGCCAGTGTCTTAGCACCATATGGAAACCCTTGAAGGTCCATGGGTAGTTGGCTAACACTCTTTCTTTGTCTTGTTGAGCTGGAAATGTAAACAAGAAAGTGATGGTGTCTATATCCTCAATtatgaaatctgaaataaaGCTTCAAACAACTTTGATTGTGGCATGGAACGTATAAGGTTTGAGGATATCAACTTGCCAACTAGTGCTAGATTGGAATGATTAACTGGCCTACCTCTAGTTCAAGCTAGAGATTACTCCATAACAGTGCTTCGGTCTGCCTGATGAGCTTAACGATATCAAGTTGTTGTGATGACATGTTGGTGTTGATTGTGGGATGATTTATTGGGTGGTTTTTGTTGAAGGGGGAGGAGGGAGTGCTgtagatgttttatggatggcTACTAAGAGGGAAAAAACCCACACGAGACGTAGAGATAACTCATCCTAGAGAGAGAGTTGGTTTTTTTgctactatttaatatataaatccaGTTATATAGACTATTCTTATTTACGGCTAGTTTAATTAATGAATGCCTTTTTTTGACATTACCTCATTGTTTTCGCAGATAAGATGCGATAAGTTGAtaggaattgtgaaaacaaatgatgtCTTAGGGTTTATGAGAATCTGGTGGTCAGGGTTTAGAAAAGGAGAAATTATactcatcagccactattcattctcacacctacaactttttttttttcatagagtgtgagGTGTGAGATAGTAACTAATGattgataaaaagaaattttcttaGGAAATAGCTACtcaagattttaattttatttagagcAATGCTAGGTACAATCCCCATTTGGAGACTGCAATGAATGTctagataattttatctttataattttttaaaattacaaaactatccctcttaaaatgatattttttcttatttaataaaaagtttgCACATACAGTGTGGGTTTTATTGGTTGCTTTTAAAagcataatgataaaaataataattaataatagagtaatactagagagaagtcattgtagcagtgcacactttgcacttACTGTATGGCTGCTTCTGGTTGATTGTTCCCAACACTCACTTGGAGAAAtatgtggtctagatgatgtcacatcatgtGTACAAAATAGATGCTCCCAATAGTAaattctatctatatttattcttaataataaaggaattcactattttcttttcttttcttttggctaCAGTGTCGGCCTCTCCTAGAACCCTTTTCCTCCTACTCTTTCTTCTCCTTGTTCTTCTTCCCCAAAATCCAAAAACCCCATTGCCTTTTTTAACTAACCAGATTTTCCCCGaggtaatctctctctctctctctctctctctctctctctggtttttcAATGGCCTTCAATTTTTAAGTACTTGAGTTTCCGGACCCATTTGTGTTTTGTGGTTCTATCTaaaaccataatttatttttatttctttggaacTCTATTTAGGGTTTTATGCTATTCTTGTGGCTTCTCTAAACGCTCCCCTCATGGTTTTTACTTctaattttgggtttttttttttttttttttttttttgggtaatcCTGGAGTTCAGTTAGCTTTCTGAGAAAACGAGGGAATTCGAAGGAAAAAATAAGTTTCAGTCATATAGTTTGCTTGAAAGGGTGCTGGGTAAATGAAGTATGTCTTGTATGCgatacattattttatttttctctgtttAGGCTAGTTTTGCTGGGGTTCAATGTAGATCTTATACATCTTGTTGATCTTCATTAAAATTGGGCtgtgcatttatttttatttattaatgctACCTCGTTCTTATAAGAAgagaactttttttcttctcatttgagagagagagagagagagagttcatcAGAAGAAATGTCTTTGTCTATTTGTCGACCGGTAGGGTTATAAAAGGAATGATAATTTTAGGATGGGAGCTCCGGTTGTCAGACTACAGGATTGTGTTGTTTCCGCTCATATACAGGCAAATGAGATTTTATAGGGATTGTGTAATATAAATATGACACCAACTTCTCCCTTTCCTGTGTCACATTCTTCAAGTGTTTACATATGATGATTTTATAGggattcattttttgtttctctcatatgcgtctgtgtacttgggctgtgcctcttgattttatcattaaaatttccaattacctattaaaaaatcGAAGGATTCATTTCTTAAGTGTTAAACATGTGACATCGTTTCGTTTGGAAattggcatgcatgcaatatagagaaaaaagtCAGCAAAGGTATAACTAAAGTATTTAAGCATTCTCTTATGTTGCAGTTGTTAAGTGGCACTCAATTTCTGGGGAACTGGGTGGAGACTATAAGAAGGGATTTGTTGATCTTAGCTAGGAGACAGAGGGATGGCACAATGGGCTGGTCGAAAACAAGTTGGGTGCATTAGTGAGCATGGAGAAATTAAACCTCGATGTTTATTGAGAATTGCTGAGGATGTAGTGTTGATGGATGAGGTTAAAGCAGCAGGTAAAGATGAAACTCTGGCAATATCAGAAATTAGGAAAAGAAAGCGACTGGGCCGTAGTCAACTTAGAGAGATGAAAGCAGCAGAACGCATGAAGGAAAGGCAAAGCATGAGCTACATTAGTAGGCAAAGTAAGCGTGATGCAAGGAACCGCAAGGGTGTAGAAAGATGGTCTGCTGAGAGGTTAAGCCAATTTATGATTGCTCTTCTAATAATTTCTGTTTATTTTAATCTGCTATGTAGGTTTTGAATGAACTATGTATTATGCAGGTATGAACTGGCAGAGCAAAGTATGTTTGAAGTCTTGAAGGCTGAGGGAGCAACTTTTGGGAATCCAATTTCCCGTCTGGCACTGAGAACTGCTGCTCGTAAACGCATTGGTGACACTGGACTGCTAGACCATTTACTGAAGCACATTGATGGTAAAGTGATACCAGGGGGGACTGAGAGGTTCCGGCGTTGCTTCAGCCCAAATGGAGTTATGGAGTATTGGCTAGAGAGTGCTGACCTGGCTAACATTCGGCAGGAGGCTGGGTGGCAGGATCCTTTTTGGTTTCCTCCAAATAGGTGGCCAGGTTGTGCGCCTTCTCTGGATTCTGTTTCTTCTGGAGAACTGATGTTGCTTAAGAAAGAAATGGTCAACCTGAAAAGGTAGTGAACTTGAATACTTAAATTTTGATACTAAAATAGGTCATTATCATTGCTATCGCGTGTGCCCCTTATATTGGTCCATTTGCATAAACAGAGATATGCAGGAGTTCATATCCAAGAATCAAGAACAAGATCCGGCTGAGGTGAATTTTAAACATAGTATGTATATTGTTAATTGTGCATTAGGAAACCCAATTTTTGTGTTATTTTGACAGGTGATGCATAAGGATTTGGTGAAATATAAAACTACAGTTGATGAGCACCTAAAGGAGATCACAAGTTCTTTGGTTGGAATGAAGGTACTAAAAACATGCACTCGATCTCTCacctagtattttttttcctctatacCAGTAGGATAGATGTTTTTCTAAATTCAGTTAGGTGAATCTCCCTCggatttttatttgtttgcaggGGATGCAAGATGAATTGATAGCATGGAAAGTTCAAGTTGAGCAACAGCtggttgaaattaaaaattccTTGAGCAGCATACAGGCATCAAAGCAAGTCACTGCCTTGAGTCTTCTGGCCTCTGAAAGATGGGAAGATTGGCTTGAGAGCAGTAATCTGGATAGTATCCAGGGTAATGAACTTGCACCTTTTTATGAGAGTGCAGATCTAGTTAATGTTAAGCAAGTGCAAAACCCATACTCAACCCTACCACCTCAGATGGTATCTGACCCTATTTGTGCAAGAGATCTAGAGCTATTTAAGGAAGAAATGGGCAAAACAAAGAGGTAATAGTATGGTACTCGGTAACTCAAACTTTATGGACATTTGTTATAGTTGATCTTACTTATGACTTCTTTTTCCTGCATGACTTCTTTTTCCTGCATAAAAACAGAGATGTCCCAGAGATGGTGCCCAAGAAGCAAGAGGAAGATCATGCCAATGTGACCCCAGATTCTTCTGCTACCACCAATTCAAAGTCAGACCGTGATAACTCATTACTTCCATTTCAGGTGATGTCGTAAAGCAGATGAAATTGAATGTCTGATAATAAATTCATAGCTCAACTCAATATTTTCCCCGTGGAATTATCTGTACTGACAGGAAATGATTATGGAGCTGTTTAAGTGGAAGGATAAGATGGAGCAGCGGCTGGAGCAGATATCAAATTCCGTGAGTTGTATGCAGGCATCAAACCAAATAGATTTTCTTCAGCCTTTTAGTTGTTAAAAGTTAGAAATCATAGGATAGAATGTCAGTCAGTTCCATGTTCTGGAGAACCATAGATACGATTTAGATTAGTAGGATTTAGATCTTGTATAGCATTTACAAGTCAAATGCTTGACTCCCTAGTTCAATCTATTAGCTGATAGGATTCTTGTCTAACACACATGAAGAGTCAAACCATGTAATTTAATGAGAAAATTTGTCATCAACCTTTACTTAATTACGTGGTGTAAATTGTTAATATTCTGCCTTTAACAGGGATGGGGCTTAAGAAACCAGTTGGTTCCGTTTTGGATGGTGTATATCATCTTGACTTTTTTGTGCTGGAATCAATGAGCTGTGGACCTAGcttatttattttggtatttttggttgagttgatatataaatataattatttgcaaTAGTATACGTAAATCATGGTATTTATGATTTCATCTTGGCTTCAATAATTGGTGCACGACATGCACTCAAGTCATGAAGAAGGCTTAGGTCGAAAATCTAGCCTTGGTGATAGTGCTGTTCTCATGGATTGCTTTGATGCTAtgttttttccttgtttattTGTCACTGGAAAACTACAAAGTTTCAATTAAAAGAGAGGTGTTGttcatcatctttttaattCATTCTCGATCGTACACAAATCCATGGATAGATTACCAATTTTCATCATTCATTTACttcaattaattaagatgagttCCTCGTAGTTCAATGAAGTTTAGTTTGGGTGAAGAAGGACCTCACGGCATGGGGGTTCTCGATGATGGAGATTAGgcctgggctccgactccgacggagtcggagttgtcctTTCCGACCTCCAACTCCGACAAGAGTCAGAGCCAAAATGCTcgtccgactctgactccgaactggagtcggagtccgactccgatctaaggtcggagctccgacctccaaATGGAAGCTTCGACCCCCGTTCGGAGTCGGATCGTTTATTTCTCTACATTTCTAACAGATCGAAATGTATTTGAACGGATGAATCAATTTGGACGGCAAAATTATATGGTGgggaatatataataaattacttgttAATGTTTTGTATTGTTGAAATCGAAGGACAAGCTCAAAGGTAGTACTTCGAGCTAATTAATCTGGATTAACTTCATCACCAGATCAGATACATGTATGTAAATACGTGGGAATAATATTCATGCATGTatgatgtatgtatatatagagaagaATGATGATACGAATCtatataattcaattaatttcagttggataataaattataaacgtttaagagaggatggataagtactaatagaatcaagagtacttatctcacgtctttgctcgggatataactacataaatataactacataaatatgatcaccaaagcccaagtccaaaatctgtaaaaaaaaaaaaaaaaaaaaaaaaaaaaaaaaaaaaaaatactgaaaagataaaaataaaaaaatccttaaatacaatagtttaaaaagtaaataacatgtatgatgtagccataagttataacagtctcatttataacgtaataacaacattgacttaACCTTGAAACTtaaactacataaaaattaaacacgaATTTCACTCAAAtgctttttgttccattggtcatgcctgaaatgaagatagaaagttgcaatcaataaatgaaaaaaattgaacacggtaaaagtataatttgattcttaccatgACTCTCAAGGGGCatccgttccagactctcaatcattggcaattatgttagggttcacaattggatctataaaattataaaaagtagaagttagaaatattaaaaataattaaatcatcatttaaaagcatataaacttactcgattcaagcctatagctctcggcatcaacgccaacggggTATCTAGTCTAATGGGCGTTTAACTTATCCAATTCTATGTGCAAATGAGGGCCTCCACAGTTGACGGTGATAaggaactccgataagcatccaacacgcgacctccagtgctaaatgccaactctgaggcaaccgtagtaacaggaatggctagcacatctcgggccacacgggaaaggactggatacttggtggaattaactttccaccgagttaataactgcaatacatcactaggtgcctcgacagcttctataaaatatcattcaacCTCAAatgtacaatgcataatattccttgttgacatgagttgataaTACTgccgtataatacgattgcctctaacccccacagatgggtcagtatcacctgaggaaactgtcgatcccgtcggcctcgaatgtgaagagctaccaactgcggatgaaggctgacaactattactgtagtgattatataagtcatcaacatcactttttagtaATCTAATAAaatctgcagccttcactgccccgaggacggaatttacccaaaattctagaacggccaacttaactgGGGGGTCAAGGATTACAgtcacaaatagcaatctatttatcttctcaatattctcccaatatttatcatatttgatcttcatcctcgtagccatagcagataacaatccagcagagtcagtacaactattttctaactggaagtgaagctccgagagctcgctgaagaatgagttcgcagtcgtatatttggatccagatagccgcatggttatgtcataaaaagttcttaaaaattcaacaaagtagctcacactgatccaatcatgtgcgtctggcgcaccgagcccctgtcctgttggctccaacaaagcatacttcaagcccccatcctcgacctccatccgctcgaatgttttttggtacttctgtgccacatccaacatcatatatGTAGAATTCCATTGAGTCGAAACatccaagcacagcatactagaacattcaatcttaagatcttctgctattgctttaaacttggcaagcctctgaagggaacccctcacatatcgtacaatgttgcggactcgagttatggaatcatcaacctcttttaacccctcaacaactatgaagttaatgatatgagcacaacatcgaacgtgaataaactcatgggcccgaatgacatcatctctcaccgtcgtgttccgcttagaCCAATCAATTGCtatttcattcgcactggcattgtcaactgtaatacacagcacttttcgaattcttcaatcctttaaacaatcatccatcttcgccccaatggatgcacctttatgatccacaatttctttaaaaccaataatttttttatgcaaaatccactcactgtcaatgtagtgtgttgtgatacacatgtagcagatgTTCTgcatggaagtccatgtgtcagtcgtaaacgACACTCTctgccagtggtaataaacatcttcctcatctccgcCTTGTCCTttgcatgcctcttcatacaatcgcacatcactgtataccgtgatggaatcagaaatcgtggctcaacaaaatttagaaactttcgaaagcctcttttctcgactatggtaaatggcatctcatcagtaattatcatctctgcaagcatatccctcaacatcttctcactataTTGAgagatgaccaatttcttactctgtgtaccatcagtggctgtaaaAGTTTGGTAACtaaggttggtctgatcagtggcttgcaatctcTTCGCcatcttatatcgttggcaaccatttagatgtgctattaacacactggtaccttgcttcttcgaatggcatccacaaagtgatccacaatAATGACATCTCGCTACCGGGTTCGCAacatcaccaggaattttggtgaaatgctctcatgtccacgacctctttttagaaggccgtggtggttgatcttgttCAATGGGCATCTcttcctcttcgttgaacataccctcatcctctatatcaactgggagtgggagtcgactactcgcacaagaagtagctgctctagatgtagctgccctagatgtggctttaagggtggaagtacccaccggtgtaagagttgtagcattggcatctgCCATatccccttgtggacgatcCATGTCACAATcaaagaaactgaaaaaataataataaaaaaaaattagtttaaaaaataattagtttaaaaataattatggaagaAGTCAGAGCAAGGTGGCTCCGCCCAAATGAAATTCATGCAATTCTTAGCAATTACAAGTATTTCACAGTCAATGTCAAGCCACTGAACTTGCATACAAAACACACGTACTACTATATGGATATATGGACACACACGTacatataaaacaaataacagtTATACCCACCTATTCACATGTGTGCTCAATAATCATCACAACAAACAATTTACCGCAAACATAATCTATCTtgcatacaaaacaaaacaaaagagttgTTGCTTATATATAGACAAATTAGACAAGTGTGAAAACAAAAGATCCTCTAATCAGTAGTTTCAATgttatcctatatatatatatatgcatgcttcttttgattttgtttgtttggcatctagctagctagctatcctCCAACACTATTGATCTATATGTATAATCTAACATGGTGTCTTTCAAGTATCTCACCAACTCTACGTTCCCAATTATCTAGTTCTTCTTGACTAATATTTCTTGTCATCATGgtatatacaaatatatcatcatcttttttaaGTATAAAATGGAGGAGGAGTTATATATCTTTGacccaaaacaatttttttttttttcttttttggttatGAGAGAAGCCAAGCAGTGCAAGCACACCCAAGACCTTACAAAATGGATagaattaattacaaaatattcaaTTGTTATATATctgttatttgttttacatgtaaAGCAGTAAAGAAAACAACACCTCTAAGGGGGCTTGACTCTATGCACATCTCTTAcgcattttatcaaacactatacatgcatacaaaacaaattacaaacacatcatacatttcattaaacacatttccttactacaaatttacaaaatcaattcataggaattacaataaaataccaattcacaagagagtgagagacgtttacataaaattaattaattaaactactaaatttaattttaggacTCGGAAGTTCGGAACCTGTCACTCTCACCGTAGGCTAAAGCTCGGCTTGAAGTCGCACGGAGGAGCAATGACGAACGGCGGCAACGGAGATGCGAGACGCGAGAGAGACGTGAGAGTCGCAGCACGGCAACAGACGCAGTAGACGAGAGAGAACAAAGAAGTGAAAAGGAAttcaaggaagaagaaaggaatgggccggggggggggggggggggggggctccTGCGTTTTGGCCCCCTCCGTTCCATAAAACGATGCCGTCCCACATTAAGTGGGATGGCgtcgtttattttttttttaagaaaaccccagatgtaaaacgacgtcattttacatctgggttttttaaaaaaaaaaaatcggagtCGGAAGTCAGAGCTCCGAACTCCAACTCTGAAATCTgaccactccgactccgtcggagtcggaatcggagcggATGTCAGGCGGAGTcggaaatttcaaaattttgcccTGTCCTAATGGAGATGACAATAGCACGGAtgtgaattatatattttatgatgaacatTACAACGATGATAAACTGATGATAACggtaatgataatgataatggtAGGATTGTGACGGCAGCAATGACGTTACTCGTGATGATGCAATAATAATATGGATAGATGCGTGGTGAATGATCCTAACAATTTTCATGTTAATGGTTCTTACAAGATTTTAAACTTCAGTTTAAGCGAAAGGTGGATGGTCAAACATCTATTCGGTTTAACTTGAGTTTATCCTCAAATTATGTATCAAACAAATTCGAGATTTTTcatgaattatttaattttgacaaaataaagtatttatattatattttataatcttatgttaaaactttaaaaaaaaattaatttcttgttttaaattaaacTGTATTAGGCTAAAACACTTGTTCACCTCGTTAAATATATTAGGGTATCGGTGCCAATGgtttttcaaacatgttggaTATAATGGGATTTCATGTTGATGTTGATATGAATTATCCTCTCCAATACTAGTGAATGTGGCTAACGGGGCAATGGATCTGCTTCTCATATCATGAACCGAACAGATTTATCTTCTTCGAACATTCTTCTTATGGATGGAACGGCActgttaaaaatattaatattcgcAAGTGGAGATTAACAACCCCTCTTTCACTCCCAAAATCTATCTCCAATATCAATGATGGGTACCAGAATGGATctaatcttaaagatcatttacaatTTCAGATATGTCAATTACAAGGTAAAGAGCTAGGAAGAT comes from Juglans microcarpa x Juglans regia isolate MS1-56 chromosome 8S, Jm3101_v1.0, whole genome shotgun sequence and encodes:
- the LOC121244784 gene encoding protein DYAD-like, with the protein product MAQWAGRKQVGCISEHGEIKPRCLLRIAEDVVLMDEVKAAGKDETLAISEIRKRKRLGRSQLREMKAAERMKERQSMSYISRQSKRDARNRKGVERWSAERYELAEQSMFEVLKAEGATFGNPISRLALRTAARKRIGDTGLLDHLLKHIDGKVIPGGTERFRRCFSPNGVMEYWLESADLANIRQEAGWQDPFWFPPNRWPGCAPSLDSVSSGELMLLKKEMVNLKRDMQEFISKNQEQDPAEVMHKDLVKYKTTVDEHLKEITSSLVGMKGMQDELIAWKVQVEQQLVEIKNSLSSIQASKQVTALSLLASERWEDWLESSNLDSIQGNELAPFYESADLVNVKQVQNPYSTLPPQMVSDPICARDLELFKEEMGKTKRDVPEMVPKKQEEDHANVTPDSSATTNSKSDRDNSLLPFQEMIMELFKWKDKMEQRLEQISNSVSCMQASNQIDFLQPFSC